From Bordetella flabilis, the proteins below share one genomic window:
- the fabZ gene encoding 3-hydroxyacyl-ACP dehydratase FabZ, producing MELDIKGILARLPHRYPMLLIDRVIDIQPGKSIVALKNVSINEPFFTGHFPHHPVMPGVLILEAMAQAAALFSFSDEAALKNEESSTVYYFVGIDGARFRRPVVPGDQLRIEVDAERLSRTICKYAGRAVVDGQLVAEAKLMCAIRSLEA from the coding sequence ATGGAATTGGACATTAAGGGGATCCTGGCTCGTTTGCCGCATCGATATCCGATGCTGCTGATCGACCGCGTGATCGACATCCAGCCGGGCAAGTCCATCGTCGCCCTCAAGAACGTATCGATCAACGAACCGTTCTTCACGGGACACTTTCCGCATCACCCGGTCATGCCGGGGGTTCTGATCCTGGAAGCCATGGCCCAGGCCGCGGCGCTGTTCTCGTTTTCGGACGAGGCGGCTCTGAAGAACGAGGAATCGTCCACGGTGTATTACTTCGTGGGCATCGATGGCGCGCGTTTCCGTCGTCCCGTCGTGCCGGGAGACCAGTTACGCATCGAAGTCGACGCGGAACGGTTGAGCCGCACCATCTGCAAGTATGCCGGCCGTGCCGTCGTCGATGGCCAGCTCGTCGCCGAAGCCAAACTCATGTGTGCCATCCGCAGCCTGGAAGCATAA
- the lpxD gene encoding UDP-3-O-(3-hydroxymyristoyl)glucosamine N-acyltransferase has protein sequence MPVLLDPTRAPLLDELLADTDTQGLNWQISAPPGGALPRIQGLGTLASAGPGELSFLSNPRYQSQLSATQAGAVIVAPEVEQALAAQAPPPAFARVVAANPYLLYARIAQWFDRARRPSLPPGVHPSAVVADDAVVEAGASVGPHCVVESGARIGRGTVVGPGCVIGRGSSLGPDGVLHARVTLYAGVTVGARAIIHSGAVLGADGFGFAPDPVLGKGAWGKIPQFGGVTVGDDVEIGANTTIDRGALEDTLIGNGVKLDNQIMVAHNVRIGAHTAVAACVGIAGSTTIGERCTIGGASMLSGHLTLVDDVHISGGTAITSNISAPGRYTGVFPYAEHGDWQRNAAVIQQLGQLRRRVRALEQE, from the coding sequence ATGCCGGTCCTGCTGGATCCAACTCGTGCGCCGTTGCTTGACGAGCTTTTAGCGGACACCGATACACAGGGCCTGAATTGGCAGATCAGCGCGCCGCCTGGCGGCGCGCTCCCCCGGATTCAAGGGTTGGGCACGCTTGCATCCGCCGGGCCCGGCGAACTCAGTTTCCTGTCCAATCCGCGGTACCAGAGCCAGCTCTCTGCCACCCAGGCCGGCGCGGTCATCGTGGCGCCGGAGGTGGAGCAGGCACTGGCGGCCCAGGCGCCGCCTCCCGCGTTCGCCCGCGTCGTCGCCGCGAATCCCTACCTGCTGTATGCGCGCATAGCCCAGTGGTTCGATCGGGCGCGTCGTCCCTCCCTGCCGCCGGGTGTGCATCCGTCCGCGGTGGTCGCGGACGATGCGGTGGTGGAAGCCGGGGCCAGCGTCGGTCCGCATTGCGTGGTGGAGTCGGGCGCCCGTATCGGGCGCGGAACCGTGGTGGGGCCGGGCTGCGTCATCGGTCGGGGCTCGTCCCTGGGGCCGGACGGTGTGCTGCACGCCCGGGTAACGTTGTATGCAGGCGTAACGGTGGGGGCGCGTGCCATCATCCATTCCGGCGCCGTGCTGGGCGCCGATGGCTTCGGCTTCGCGCCGGATCCCGTGCTGGGCAAGGGCGCCTGGGGCAAGATTCCGCAATTCGGCGGAGTGACGGTAGGCGATGACGTCGAAATCGGCGCCAATACCACCATCGACCGTGGCGCCCTGGAGGACACCCTGATCGGCAATGGGGTCAAGCTGGACAACCAGATCATGGTGGCGCACAACGTCCGGATCGGCGCGCATACCGCCGTCGCGGCCTGCGTGGGCATTGCCGGTTCGACGACCATAGGCGAACGCTGCACCATAGGCGGGGCTTCTATGCTGTCCGGACACCTCACGCTGGTGGACGACGTGCATATTTCCGGTGGCACGGCCATTACGTCGAATATCTCGGCGCCCGGCCGTTACACCGGCGTGTTCCCCTACGCGGAACATGGCGACTGGCAGCGTAACGCCGCTGTCATCCAACAGTTGGGCCAATTGCGCCGCCGTGTGCGCGCGCTCGAACAGGAATAA
- a CDS encoding OmpH family outer membrane protein: protein MMSIFVRNLSRSSRTASVKLTTVLALAGALLLGAAYAAPATAQGTKIGFVNTERILRESGPAKAAQAKIEAEFKQRDAELQRLATSLRAQAEKFDKDAPVLSESDRMKRQRDLSSMDTDLQRRRREFQEDFNRRRNEEFSAIVQKANAAIKNIAEKENYDLILQDAVTVSPRVDITDKVIQALGK from the coding sequence ATGATGTCTATTTTCGTACGCAATCTGTCCCGCTCATCGCGCACGGCATCCGTCAAGCTGACGACTGTGCTGGCGCTGGCGGGCGCGCTGCTGTTGGGCGCGGCATACGCGGCCCCGGCAACGGCGCAAGGGACGAAAATCGGCTTCGTCAATACCGAGCGGATTCTGCGCGAGTCCGGTCCGGCCAAGGCGGCGCAAGCCAAGATCGAAGCGGAATTCAAGCAGCGTGACGCAGAACTCCAGCGTCTGGCGACCAGCCTGCGTGCCCAGGCCGAGAAGTTCGACAAGGACGCGCCCGTGTTGTCAGAGTCCGATCGCATGAAGCGCCAGCGCGACCTGAGCAGCATGGACACCGACCTCCAGCGTCGTCGCCGCGAATTCCAGGAAGACTTCAACCGTCGCCGCAACGAAGAGTTCTCGGCCATCGTGCAGAAGGCCAACGCGGCCATCAAGAACATCGCCGAAAAAGAGAACTACGATCTGATTCTGCAGGATGCGGTCACCGTCAGCCCGCGCGTGGACATCACCGACAAGGTGATCCAGGCATTGGGCAAGTAA
- the bamA gene encoding outer membrane protein assembly factor BamA, giving the protein MFFRWMLKPKKGMWAGLLAMLLLPALAHAFEPFVVKDIRVEGIQRIDAGTVFGYLPVKVGDTFTEEMATEAVRRLYGSGFFSDVRIETNNNVVVVVVQERATIASITFNGMREFDSKAITDSLRNVGFAEGRIFDRSMLERAELELKQQYMSKGKYGVEVTSTVTPLPRNRVGISFDVFEGDVARIREIHFVGNKAFSESELLDQVQLTTPGWLTWYTDTDKYSREKLEGDVERIRSFYLDRGYLEVVVEPPQVTISPDRKDIYITYTLHEGEPYKVRSVKLAGNLLGLDTEINRLVQVKPGETFSAAKTNDSAKAITDYLGELGYAFANVNPNPQLDRATHEADLTFYIDPSRRVYVRRIQIGGNTRTRDEVIRREMRQEEAAWYDAGDIKMSRDRIDRLGYFNDVNVKTDPVPGSPDQVDVNVDVKEKPTGMVNLGVGYGSTDRAILSAGISEDNVFGSGTNLTLQLNTSKTNRAAVLSHTDPYWTKDGISRTTSLYYRQTEPFIDNDGEYKVKTMGLGMNFGVPISEYDRITLGGSFERNQVDLQSDSPLAYQQFVQQYGDATNAFIFTTGWNKDTRDSALAPTKGSFTKLQGNVSTMDLQYTMLSAQHQIFLPLSRNYTLALNGMMDWGHSYGSKDFPVIKDVYAGGIGSVRGYAGSSLGPRDLTTGDYLGGARRIVANAQLYLPFPGATKDRTLRWFVFTDAGRVQPGNGMTCTGGKGGDEVEDPCGWRYSAGIGLSWQSPLGPLQLSYAKPLNAKSGDDSQSFQFQIGTGF; this is encoded by the coding sequence ATGTTTTTCCGCTGGATGTTGAAGCCCAAGAAGGGTATGTGGGCGGGCCTTCTAGCCATGCTGCTGTTGCCGGCGCTGGCTCACGCCTTCGAACCCTTCGTCGTGAAAGACATTCGCGTGGAAGGTATCCAGCGCATCGATGCGGGTACCGTCTTCGGCTATCTTCCTGTAAAGGTGGGGGATACGTTTACCGAGGAAATGGCCACCGAGGCGGTGCGCCGTTTGTACGGCAGCGGCTTTTTCAGTGACGTTCGCATCGAGACGAACAACAATGTCGTCGTCGTCGTGGTGCAGGAACGTGCGACCATCGCGTCGATCACCTTCAACGGCATGCGCGAGTTCGACAGCAAGGCCATCACGGACTCGCTGCGCAATGTCGGCTTCGCTGAAGGGCGGATCTTCGACCGTTCCATGCTGGAGCGCGCGGAACTCGAGCTCAAGCAGCAGTACATGTCCAAGGGCAAGTACGGGGTGGAAGTCACCTCCACCGTGACGCCGCTGCCGCGCAACCGGGTGGGTATCAGCTTCGACGTCTTCGAAGGCGACGTGGCACGCATCCGCGAAATCCATTTCGTCGGCAACAAGGCATTTTCCGAAAGCGAACTGCTGGATCAGGTCCAGCTGACGACGCCCGGGTGGCTGACCTGGTACACCGATACCGACAAGTACTCCCGCGAGAAGCTGGAAGGCGACGTCGAACGCATCCGGTCGTTCTACCTGGACCGCGGCTATCTGGAAGTGGTGGTGGAACCGCCGCAGGTGACCATCTCGCCGGATCGCAAGGACATCTACATTACCTACACGCTGCATGAGGGCGAGCCCTACAAGGTGCGCAGCGTCAAGCTGGCGGGCAACCTGCTGGGCCTGGATACCGAAATCAACCGGCTGGTGCAGGTCAAGCCGGGCGAAACGTTCTCGGCGGCCAAGACCAATGACAGCGCCAAGGCCATCACGGATTATCTGGGCGAACTGGGCTATGCCTTCGCCAACGTCAATCCGAACCCGCAGCTCGATCGCGCCACGCACGAGGCCGATCTGACCTTCTACATCGACCCGAGCCGGCGTGTGTACGTGCGCCGTATCCAGATCGGCGGCAACACCCGCACCCGCGACGAAGTCATCCGCCGCGAAATGCGCCAGGAAGAGGCCGCGTGGTATGACGCCGGCGACATCAAGATGTCCCGCGACCGTATCGACCGGCTGGGCTATTTCAACGATGTCAACGTAAAGACCGACCCCGTGCCCGGCTCGCCGGACCAGGTCGACGTCAATGTCGACGTCAAGGAAAAGCCCACCGGCATGGTCAACCTGGGTGTCGGTTACGGTTCCACCGACCGCGCCATCCTGTCGGCCGGCATCAGCGAGGACAACGTCTTCGGCAGCGGGACCAACCTGACGCTGCAGTTGAATACCAGCAAGACCAACCGCGCCGCCGTGCTGTCGCACACGGATCCCTACTGGACCAAGGACGGCATCAGCCGTACCACTTCGTTGTACTACCGCCAGACGGAGCCGTTCATCGACAACGACGGCGAGTACAAAGTGAAGACCATGGGTCTGGGCATGAACTTCGGCGTGCCCATCTCGGAATACGACCGCATCACCCTGGGCGGCTCCTTCGAGCGCAACCAGGTCGACCTGCAGAGCGATTCCCCGCTGGCCTACCAGCAGTTCGTCCAGCAGTACGGCGATGCGACCAACGCGTTCATCTTCACGACCGGCTGGAACAAGGACACCCGCGACAGCGCGCTGGCGCCGACCAAGGGTTCGTTCACCAAGCTGCAGGGCAATGTGTCGACCATGGACCTGCAGTACACCATGCTGTCGGCCCAGCACCAGATCTTCCTGCCCTTGAGCCGCAACTACACCCTGGCCCTGAACGGCATGATGGATTGGGGCCATAGTTACGGCAGCAAGGACTTCCCGGTGATCAAGGACGTCTATGCCGGCGGTATCGGTTCGGTGCGTGGCTACGCGGGTTCGTCGCTGGGTCCGCGCGACCTGACGACCGGCGATTACCTGGGCGGTGCGCGCCGTATCGTGGCCAATGCACAGCTGTACCTGCCGTTCCCCGGCGCCACCAAGGACCGCACCCTGCGCTGGTTCGTGTTCACCGACGCCGGGCGCGTGCAGCCGGGCAATGGCATGACCTGCACCGGCGGCAAGGGTGGGGACGAGGTCGAGGATCCGTGCGGATGGCGCTATTCGGCCGGTATCGGCCTGTCGTGGCAGTCCCCCCTGGGACCGCTGCAGCTATCCTATGCCAAACCGCTCAATGCCAAGTCGGGTGACGACTCGCAAAGCTTCCAGTTCCAGATCGGCACTGGTTTCTAA
- the rseP gene encoding RIP metalloprotease RseP, with amino-acid sequence MLFTLLAFAVALGILITFHELGHYWAARLCGVRVVRFSIGFGKVLLRRVDRQGTEWAVSAIPLGGYVKMQDDAPAGASTAEKAASFNSQPVRNRILIVAAGPVFNLILAVLLYAGLNLAGVEEPAALLAQPTVDTPAARAGFQAGDRIVAIDGEPVSSWNDARWLLMDHISGGGRVDIDVQAAQGGTHERVLTLGQNSLDPAQGDPLAVAGLRLQEPKPVVRGVVSGSAGEQAGLRNGDVILAVGDQPAQDVSTVVQTVQQHAGLPLPMLVRRDGAAVTLTVTPKAERAEGGGTVGRIGVQLGGDVPMVTVRYGLGESLWRGATRTADTAWFSLRMMGRMITGAVSWRNISGPVTIADYAGQTARVGLAAYIAYLALISISLGVLNLLPIPMLDGGHLLYYLIEIVRGSPPPSRWLDFGQRAGLGLLAGLMGLALFNDFVRLFT; translated from the coding sequence ATGCTTTTTACGCTGCTTGCCTTCGCTGTCGCGCTGGGCATCCTCATTACCTTCCATGAGCTCGGTCACTATTGGGCCGCACGGCTGTGCGGCGTACGGGTGGTGCGGTTTTCCATCGGTTTCGGCAAGGTGCTGCTGCGCCGCGTGGATCGGCAAGGCACGGAATGGGCCGTATCGGCGATCCCGCTGGGCGGTTACGTGAAGATGCAGGACGATGCCCCGGCCGGTGCATCGACGGCCGAGAAGGCGGCATCCTTCAACAGCCAGCCGGTACGCAACCGTATCCTTATTGTCGCCGCCGGCCCCGTCTTCAATCTGATCCTGGCGGTGCTGCTGTATGCCGGCCTGAACCTGGCCGGCGTGGAAGAACCTGCGGCCCTGCTGGCGCAGCCGACGGTCGATACGCCGGCCGCGCGCGCCGGCTTCCAGGCGGGCGACCGCATCGTGGCCATCGATGGCGAGCCGGTCTCGTCCTGGAACGACGCCCGCTGGCTGCTCATGGACCATATTTCCGGCGGCGGACGCGTCGATATCGACGTCCAGGCCGCACAGGGCGGAACGCACGAGCGCGTCCTCACGCTGGGCCAGAACAGCCTCGATCCGGCCCAGGGCGACCCCCTCGCCGTCGCCGGCCTGCGGCTCCAGGAGCCCAAGCCCGTAGTGCGCGGCGTCGTGTCCGGCAGCGCCGGCGAGCAGGCCGGCCTGCGCAACGGGGATGTCATCCTGGCCGTGGGAGACCAGCCGGCCCAGGATGTCAGCACAGTAGTCCAGACTGTGCAGCAGCATGCCGGGCTGCCGCTTCCCATGCTGGTGCGGCGCGACGGCGCAGCCGTCACGCTGACCGTGACCCCGAAGGCGGAACGCGCGGAAGGCGGCGGTACGGTCGGCCGCATCGGCGTGCAACTGGGCGGCGACGTGCCCATGGTGACGGTGCGCTATGGCCTGGGCGAAAGCCTGTGGCGCGGCGCGACCCGCACCGCCGATACGGCCTGGTTCTCGCTGCGCATGATGGGCCGCATGATTACCGGCGCGGTTTCCTGGCGCAATATCAGCGGTCCGGTCACCATCGCCGATTACGCCGGCCAGACCGCGAGGGTGGGATTGGCGGCCTACATCGCCTATCTTGCCCTTATCAGCATCAGTCTGGGCGTTTTGAATCTGCTGCCCATTCCCATGCTGGATGGCGGACACCTGCTGTACTATCTGATCGAAATCGTGCGCGGCAGCCCGCCGCCTTCCCGCTGGCTCGACTTCGGGCAGCGTGCCGGCCTGGGTCTGCTGGCCGGTCTGATGGGGCTGGCGCTCTTCAACGATTTTGTCCGGCTTTTCACTTAG
- a CDS encoding 1-deoxy-D-xylulose-5-phosphate reductoisomerase — protein MRAFQRIAVLGSTGSVGESTLDVIARHPDRLGVFALSANTRMEKLAAQAQASGARVVVVPDADAASRFRVAWAGTASSPEIRVGAAALADTAADAGCDTVMAAIVGAAGLPSALAAARAGKRVLLANKEALVAAGSLFMAAVRDHGAELLPIDSEHNAIFQCLPHGDRAAAPTRPAAGVRRLILTASGGPFRDRDPEDLHSVTPAQACAHPNWSMGRKISVDSATMLNKGLEVIEAHWLFAMPPDRIEVLVHPQSVVHSMVEYDDGSVLAQLGLPDMRTPIAYGLGFPDRLASGVGLLDLARWGRLDFEKPDLRRFPCLALAFDALSAGQGACIALNAANEIAVEAFLQGALPYTRIAAVTAATLEWHAGLPSVTLNGLDDVLAQDAAARAHAARAVLADR, from the coding sequence TTGAGGGCGTTTCAGCGTATTGCCGTGCTCGGTTCCACGGGCTCCGTCGGGGAGAGCACGCTCGACGTCATCGCGCGCCATCCGGACCGGCTCGGCGTATTCGCCTTGTCGGCGAACACCCGCATGGAAAAGCTGGCCGCGCAGGCGCAGGCCAGTGGCGCCCGCGTCGTGGTCGTGCCGGACGCCGACGCCGCCTCGCGCTTTCGGGTCGCCTGGGCCGGTACCGCGTCCTCGCCCGAAATCCGCGTCGGCGCCGCCGCGCTGGCCGACACCGCCGCTGACGCCGGTTGCGACACCGTCATGGCGGCCATAGTCGGCGCCGCCGGGCTGCCTTCGGCGCTCGCCGCCGCGCGCGCCGGCAAGCGTGTCCTGCTGGCGAACAAGGAAGCCCTGGTCGCCGCCGGCTCGCTCTTCATGGCCGCGGTGCGCGACCATGGGGCGGAACTGCTGCCCATCGACAGCGAGCACAACGCCATATTCCAGTGCCTGCCGCACGGCGACCGCGCCGCGGCGCCGACGCGTCCCGCGGCAGGCGTGCGAAGACTGATACTTACCGCTTCGGGCGGCCCGTTCCGGGATCGTGACCCCGAGGATCTGCACAGTGTCACGCCGGCCCAGGCCTGCGCCCATCCGAACTGGAGCATGGGGCGCAAGATCTCGGTCGACTCGGCCACCATGCTCAACAAAGGCCTGGAAGTCATCGAGGCGCACTGGCTGTTCGCCATGCCGCCCGATCGCATCGAAGTCCTGGTGCACCCGCAGAGCGTGGTGCATTCCATGGTGGAGTACGACGACGGCTCCGTGCTGGCTCAGCTGGGCTTGCCCGATATGCGCACACCCATCGCGTACGGCCTGGGCTTCCCGGACCGGCTGGCCAGCGGCGTCGGACTGCTAGACCTGGCGCGCTGGGGGCGGCTCGATTTCGAAAAGCCGGACCTGCGCCGCTTTCCCTGCCTGGCGCTGGCATTCGATGCCTTGTCGGCCGGGCAGGGCGCCTGCATCGCCTTGAACGCCGCCAACGAGATCGCGGTGGAAGCCTTCCTGCAGGGCGCCTTGCCGTACACACGTATCGCCGCAGTCACCGCGGCGACGCTGGAGTGGCATGCCGGTCTTCCATCTGTTACGCTGAACGGCCTCGACGACGTCCTCGCGCAGGACGCCGCGGCGCGCGCCCACGCGGCTCGCGCCGTCCTTGCGGACCGGTAG
- a CDS encoding phosphatidate cytidylyltransferase: MLRQRIVTAVILLLVLAAAMAAPTPWPFMVLLAVATACAGWEWTRLTLPAGRGATGAVAIGVMLGVAALCLTAWWSNAGPAATLSQAAMFKVVVPVAALLWIFGASTAVVRGRADAAPASAALTLFSIPALLAAWSVLALLFMTQGAIFVLSLLALVWAADIAAYFCGRAFGRRKLAPRVSPGKTIEGALGGIAAAVLWIGVSSMWPGTFGHALVERWTIWGALPIAALLAVLSIVGDLFESLLKRRAGRKDSSALLPGHGGVYDRIDAILPVAPVALILSGVLF; this comes from the coding sequence ATGCTGCGCCAGCGTATCGTCACCGCCGTCATCCTGCTGCTGGTGCTGGCCGCCGCGATGGCTGCGCCCACCCCATGGCCCTTCATGGTCCTGCTCGCCGTGGCCACGGCCTGCGCCGGCTGGGAGTGGACGCGGCTGACGCTGCCGGCGGGGCGGGGCGCGACAGGCGCCGTCGCCATCGGCGTAATGCTGGGCGTGGCGGCGCTGTGCCTGACGGCATGGTGGTCGAACGCCGGCCCGGCGGCGACGCTCTCCCAGGCGGCCATGTTCAAGGTCGTCGTGCCGGTGGCTGCGCTGTTATGGATCTTCGGCGCCAGCACGGCGGTCGTGCGCGGCCGCGCGGACGCGGCGCCGGCCAGCGCGGCCTTGACGCTGTTCTCGATTCCGGCACTGCTGGCGGCATGGTCGGTGCTGGCGCTGCTGTTCATGACCCAGGGCGCCATATTCGTTCTGTCGCTGCTGGCCCTGGTCTGGGCCGCGGACATTGCCGCGTATTTCTGCGGGCGCGCATTCGGGCGGCGCAAGCTGGCGCCCCGGGTCAGTCCGGGCAAGACCATCGAAGGCGCGCTCGGCGGTATCGCCGCGGCGGTGCTGTGGATCGGCGTCAGCAGCATGTGGCCGGGGACTTTCGGCCATGCGCTGGTGGAGCGCTGGACGATCTGGGGCGCGCTGCCCATCGCCGCGCTGCTGGCCGTATTGTCCATCGTGGGCGACCTGTTCGAATCGCTGCTCAAGCGACGTGCGGGCCGCAAGGATTCCAGCGCGCTGTTGCCCGGCCACGGCGGCGTCTACGATCGCATCGATGCGATCCTCCCGGTCGCCCCGGTGGCCTTGATCTTGAGCGGAGTGCTGTTTTGA
- the uppS gene encoding polyprenyl diphosphate synthase gives MTISSTQAIPQTSAIPEHVAIIMDGNGRWATRRHLPRTAGHAKGVQAVRRVVEACGRRGVRYLTLFAFSSENWRRPAEEVSLLMRLFVQALEREVGKLDGQGVRLRVIGDLSPFEPRLRDLIEQAQARTAHNDRLHLSVCANYGGRWDILQATRRMLADNPGLVQTPERIDEATLSRYLSMAWAPEPDLFIRTGGEQRISNYLIWQLAYTELFFTDRYWPDFGAQELEEAFEWYRTRERRFGRTSAQVDAADKR, from the coding sequence ATGACTATCAGTTCCACGCAGGCCATTCCGCAGACGTCCGCCATTCCCGAGCACGTTGCCATCATCATGGATGGCAACGGCCGCTGGGCCACGCGGCGACACCTGCCGCGCACCGCCGGCCATGCCAAGGGCGTGCAGGCGGTGCGGCGGGTGGTGGAGGCCTGCGGACGCCGCGGCGTGCGCTACCTGACGCTGTTCGCGTTCAGTTCGGAGAACTGGCGCCGTCCGGCCGAGGAAGTCTCGCTGCTCATGCGCTTGTTCGTGCAGGCGCTGGAGCGGGAGGTCGGCAAGCTGGATGGGCAGGGCGTACGGCTGCGCGTGATCGGCGACCTCAGCCCCTTCGAACCGCGCCTGCGGGATCTCATCGAACAGGCCCAGGCGCGCACGGCGCACAATGACCGCCTGCACCTGTCCGTATGCGCCAACTATGGCGGCCGCTGGGACATCCTGCAGGCGACGCGCCGCATGCTGGCCGACAATCCGGGCCTGGTACAGACGCCGGAACGCATCGACGAAGCCACGTTGAGCCGGTATCTTTCCATGGCATGGGCGCCCGAGCCGGATCTTTTCATCCGCACCGGCGGCGAGCAGCGCATATCGAACTACCTCATCTGGCAGTTGGCCTATACCGAACTGTTCTTCACCGATCGTTATTGGCCGGATTTCGGTGCTCAGGAACTCGAGGAAGCCTTCGAGTGGTATCGGACGCGCGAGCGGCGCTTCGGTCGTACCAGCGCCCAGGTCGACGCCGCGGACAAACGCTAG
- the frr gene encoding ribosome recycling factor, translated as MSVADIKKSAESRMDKSIETLKVNLSKIRTGRAHTGILDHVQVEYYGSPVPISQVANVNLVDARTISVQPYEKNMAGPIEKAIRESDLGLNPVSMGETIRVPMPALTEERRRDLTKVVKNEGEDAKIAVRNLRREANEGLKKLVKDKSISEDDERRAQDDIQKLTDRRVADIDKMIAQKEAEIMTV; from the coding sequence ATGAGCGTCGCAGACATCAAGAAATCGGCCGAGTCCCGGATGGACAAGTCCATCGAAACGCTCAAGGTCAATCTGTCCAAGATCCGCACCGGCCGTGCGCATACCGGTATCCTGGACCACGTCCAGGTCGAATACTACGGTTCGCCCGTGCCGATCAGCCAGGTTGCCAACGTCAACCTGGTCGATGCGCGCACCATCAGCGTGCAGCCGTATGAAAAGAACATGGCAGGCCCGATCGAAAAGGCTATCCGTGAATCCGACCTGGGCCTGAACCCTGTATCCATGGGCGAGACCATCCGCGTGCCGATGCCGGCGTTGACGGAAGAGCGCCGCCGCGACCTGACCAAGGTCGTGAAGAACGAAGGGGAAGACGCCAAGATCGCCGTGCGCAACCTGCGCCGCGAGGCCAACGAAGGCCTGAAGAAACTCGTCAAGGACAAATCCATCTCCGAAGACGACGAGCGCCGCGCCCAGGACGACATCCAGAAACTCACCGATCGCCGCGTGGCCGACATCGACAAGATGATCGCCCAGAAAGAAGCGGAGATCATGACCGTCTAG
- the pyrH gene encoding UMP kinase has translation MASRSYKRVLLKLSGEALMGDDAFGINRATIARMTEEIAEIVELGVELAIVIGGGNIFRGVAPGAQGMDRATADYMGMMATIMNALALQDALKHRSVDTRVQSALNIEQVVEPYIRPKALRYLEEGKVVIFAAGTGNPFFTTDTAAALRGAEIGAEIVLKATKVDGIYSADPNKDPTATRYARISFDEVIVRRLEVMDATAFALCRDQKLPIKVFSINKSGALKRAVTGEDEGTLVHV, from the coding sequence ATGGCCAGCAGATCGTATAAGCGGGTTCTTCTCAAACTGTCCGGCGAAGCCCTGATGGGTGACGATGCCTTCGGGATCAACCGCGCCACCATTGCGCGCATGACCGAGGAAATCGCTGAAATCGTCGAACTGGGCGTGGAGCTGGCCATCGTCATCGGCGGCGGGAATATTTTCCGCGGCGTCGCGCCGGGCGCGCAAGGCATGGATCGGGCCACGGCCGATTACATGGGCATGATGGCCACCATCATGAACGCGCTTGCCCTGCAGGATGCCTTGAAACACCGCAGCGTCGATACGCGCGTGCAGTCGGCGCTGAATATCGAGCAGGTCGTCGAACCCTATATCCGCCCGAAGGCCCTGCGCTATCTGGAAGAGGGCAAGGTCGTGATTTTCGCGGCCGGTACCGGCAACCCGTTCTTCACCACAGACACGGCGGCCGCCTTGCGCGGGGCGGAAATCGGCGCGGAGATCGTCCTCAAGGCAACCAAGGTCGACGGCATCTACAGCGCCGACCCCAACAAGGATCCGACCGCCACGCGCTACGCCCGCATCAGCTTCGACGAGGTCATCGTGCGCCGCCTCGAAGTCATGGATGCCACCGCGTTCGCGCTGTGCCGCGATCAGAAACTGCCCATCAAGGTGTTTTCCATCAACAAGTCCGGGGCGTTGAAGCGCGCGGTCACGGGCGAAGATGAAGGTACCCTGGTACACGTTTGA